Sequence from the Nitrospinaceae bacterium genome:
CCCGAGTCATATGAGGTTCCCTGAAGGGCGGCCACCAGACTTTCTGTCGGGTAGTGAGAGGTTCCCATCGACAGGCTGGAGATGGCGGTGTCCACCATATCGACACCGGCGTCGATGGCACACTGAATGTTCATTCCGGCGAGACCAGTCGTTGAATGAGAATGCAAATGGACCGGCAGTTTAGTGTTCTTTTTGATTTCTGAAATCAAATCAAACGTTACTTTAGGGGCTAGAAGTCCCGCCATATCTTTGATGCACAAAATGTCCGACCCCATATCCTCCAGCTGTTTGGCCATTTTGATATAAAGCTCCAGGCTATGGACCGGGCTGACGGTGTAACTGATGGTTCCTTCGACAACCTTGTTGCATTTTTTGACCGTATCGACCGCCGTTTTAATATTGCGGAAATCATTCAACGCGTCAAAAATTCGGAAGATGTCCATCCCTTCATCGGCGGAATGTTTGACAAAACGTTCGACGATATCATCCGCATAATGCCGGTAACCGACGCAGTTTTGGCCGCGAAGCAACATTTGAAAGGGAGTATTGGGGATCTTCTGTTTGAGTTTCCTGAGCCGGTCCCAGGGGTCCTCATTGAGAAAGCGGATGCAGGAGTCAAAGGTGGCTCCACCCCACATTTCCAGGGAAAAAAATCCGACCTGGTCGAGTTTCTCAGCGATGGGGAGCATGTCTTCTGTACGCATTCTGGTGGCGAGCAGAGATTGATGCGCGTCCCGCAAAACAACTTCCGTGATTTTTATTGGACGAGGTGGCACTCCCATAAAACGCAATCCTTATATTTTTTAATATTGATTCTATTCAGCAAACGGGAATTTTGTTGGTCTTGCTTGTCCTATCCTTAAAAAACCGATTTGGACGAATCTTTCCCGCAAACCTTTGAATTACATGCAGAGGCTATTTAGGAATCATCGGATGTTAAATTATTGGATGGGCAAAATCAAATGTTATTTCCGTCCGAACAACAAGAAAGTCGAGAGAAGGGATCGGCGTCCGCGGTGCGGGCAGTCAGGGGATTTTATTTGTTCCAGTTGGTGGGCATGAAAATCAGTATGACGCCAAAAATTTCCAACCGTCCCATCAACATCCATGTGATGGAGATGACCTTTCCCAGGGTGGGAAGGTCGGCGTAATTGCCCATAGGGCCGACCATGCCAAGACCGGGGCCGATATTAAAGAGGGTTGCGACCGACGCGGACAAAGAAGTGGTTAAATCCATCCCCATGAAGGAAAGCAGGATGCAGCTCAGGCCGGAGAGCCCTAAAAACAGAAACGTCAATGCAACGACGTTGGTCAGGTGATCCGGTTCTATGGTTTTTCCTCCCACCTTGACGTGGAATATGGCTCTCGGGTGCATCAGTTTTTGAAATTCCCTCAAGATCACTTTAAACAAAATGATGAAGCGGATGACTTTCAACGATCCGCTGGTGGACCCTGAGCATCCGCCAACGATCATGATGCCAAGGATCAGAACCTGAAGAAAATCCGGCCACAGGCTGAAATCGTCGGTGACGAACCCAGTCGTTGAGTTGATGGAAACCACCGTGAACGCGGCTTTTTGTAATGCCTTTCCGGCATCCGGTTCGGTGGCGGTTTCTATCAATCCCCAGGTAGCGAACAGGATGCAAATGATGATCATTGAGCAATACCCGCGAAACTCCGGATTGTTCACGACAGCGCTGAAATTCTGCGTCACCAGCTGGTAATGCAGCGCAAAATTGATTCCCCCCAGAAACATGAAAAGAATGATGACCGATTGGACGTAACTGCTCTCGAAGTATCCGACGCTTTCATTGTGCGGGGAGAACCCTCCGGTTGCGACCGTGGAAAACGTATGGCAGACGGCATCGAATAGACTGACCCCTCCCAGCAGGAGAAACATGATTTCCAGCAGGGTGAGTACGATATAAGTTTTCCACAGCATCTTCGCTGTTTCTGCCAATCGCGGTTGCATCCTTTCAACCGTGCTCCCCCCTGGAATCTCGGCTTTGAACAGATGGGAACTGCCGATGCCCAACATGGGAAATATGGCGAGGGACAGCATGATGATTCCCATGCCGCCGACCCATTGCGTCAAATTCCTCCAAAACAGAATTTCCTTGGGAGCGGTGTCGATGTCAGTCAGTACCGAAGCGCCGGTTGTCGTGAAGCCGCTCATGCTTTCAAAAAAAGCGTCAATGAACTCAGGACAGACTCCGGTCAGGACAAAGGGTAGAGAGCCAAAAAAAGAAATCCCCACCCAGGAAAACGTGACAATGGCAAAGCCTTCCCGGTCTCTTAGTTTTTCAACGCCAGAGGGAAGAAATTTCCATAAGGCAAGTCCTGTCAAAAGAGAAGCGGCCAGCGTCAACGAAAACGCCTGCAGGGGGTCTAGATAATTTGGAAGAGCGGGGGTTTTATAATGCAGTGAGATTGCGATAGGAATCAACAGCAGGCCGGAGAGCAGGACCAGCAGGGCGCCGACAACGTTGAATATCGCTTTGATGTTCATCAGAATGGGAGAAAGTTTCTTTTGCTTCTACTTCCGAACAGTTTTTCGATTTTTTCGATGGCTTGCGGCAGAGCGACGACGATGACCGCATCACCGGCCTTGATTTCGATATCATCGGTGGGCACCATCATCTCTCCTTTTCTTAACAGAGCGCCGATCATGGCGTTTTCAGGGAATTTTACTTTCGCAATTTTCTTATTGACGATGGAAGAATTCGCATCGACTCCGATTTCCATGACCTCCGCATCTTCGATCA
This genomic interval carries:
- a CDS encoding Trk system potassium transporter TrkH, translating into MNIKAIFNVVGALLVLLSGLLLIPIAISLHYKTPALPNYLDPLQAFSLTLAASLLTGLALWKFLPSGVEKLRDREGFAIVTFSWVGISFFGSLPFVLTGVCPEFIDAFFESMSGFTTTGASVLTDIDTAPKEILFWRNLTQWVGGMGIIMLSLAIFPMLGIGSSHLFKAEIPGGSTVERMQPRLAETAKMLWKTYIVLTLLEIMFLLLGGVSLFDAVCHTFSTVATGGFSPHNESVGYFESSYVQSVIILFMFLGGINFALHYQLVTQNFSAVVNNPEFRGYCSMIIICILFATWGLIETATEPDAGKALQKAAFTVVSINSTTGFVTDDFSLWPDFLQVLILGIMIVGGCSGSTSGSLKVIRFIILFKVILREFQKLMHPRAIFHVKVGGKTIEPDHLTNVVALTFLFLGLSGLSCILLSFMGMDLTTSLSASVATLFNIGPGLGMVGPMGNYADLPTLGKVISITWMLMGRLEIFGVILIFMPTNWNK